The window ttattgtgaaaagtgTGTCCCTCAAACCAATATCTTCCTTTCAGGGAGGGCTTTAACGTGACTCCAGTTGTATGATGACAGTGCCACTGTCTGGCCTGAGagtaaaaagaataaaatagaataaaatgttccagaaaaaaaacacatttaagatTTATCACTATGCTTATTTTAtcacttttgatttttttaaacatccatgGTGACAACAAGCAAGTGACCTCAAAAGAAGGAAATGATAAACCAGAAAAAGACCTAAAGGAACtaaacaacataaacaaaaataagaacACAAACCAGGAATTCTGGACccaaatggaaataaaataaataaatgaatattaaaaaaacaacaactcaacAGCTTCTCCCCATGGCCTGataacccccctcctcctccccatcaccccctcctcctcctcttcctcccccttctcttcctcctcctcctcttcctcctcctctcccaatcctcctcttcctcctcccccctcctcctcctcttcctcctcctccccctcttcctcctccccctcctcctcctcctcttcctcctcttcctcctcctcctcctcctcttcctcctcctcctcctcctcctcctcttcctcctcctcctcctcctcctccccctcctcctcctcctcttcctccccctcctccccctcctcctcctcctcctcttcctcctcctcctcctcttcctcctcctcctcctcctcttcctccccctcctcctcctcctcctcctcctcttcctccccctcctccccctcctcctcctcctcttcctcctcctcctcctcctccccctcgtcctcctcctcttcctcctcctcctcctcctcctcctcctcttcctccccctcctccccctcctcctcctcctcttcctcctcctcctcctcctcctcctcctcctcctcctcctcctcctccccctcctcctcctcctcttcctcctcctcctcctcctcctcctcctcctccccctcgtcctcctcctcttcctcctcctcctcctcctcctccccctcctcctcctcctcttcctccccctcctcctcctcctcttcctccccctcctccccctcctcctcctcctcctcttcctcctcctcctcctcttcctcctcctcctcctcctcttcctccccctcctcctcctcctcctcctcctcctccccctcctccccctcctcctcctcctcttcctcctcctcctcctcctcctcctcctcctcctcctccccctcctcctcctcctcttcctcctccttctcctcttcctccccctcctccccctcctcctcctcctcctcctcctccccctcctcctcctcctcttcctcctcctcctcctcctcctccccctcctcctcctcctcttcctccccctcctcctcctcctcctcttcctccccctcctccccctcctcctcctcctcctcttcctcctcctcctcctcttcctcctcctcctcctcctcttcctccccctcctcctcctcctcttcctcctcctcctcctcctcctcctcctcctcctccccctcctcctcctcctcttcctcctcctcctcctcttcctccccctcctcctcctcctcttcctcctcctcctcctcctcctcctcctcctccccctcctcctcctcctcttcctcctccttctcctcttcctccccctcctccccctcctcctcctcctcctcctcctccccctcctcctcctcctcttcctcctccttctcctcttcctccccctcctccccctcctcctcctcctcctcctcctccccctcctcctcctcctcttcctcctccttctcctcttcctccccctcctccccctcgtcctcctcctcctcctcctcttcctcccctcccagGTAACGGACAGTCCCACCCCAGAGGAAGCGGAGCGGAGTGTGACTTTGGACCGGTCTGCTCAGTAAGACACGGCATGTGAAACAAATATACCAAATGAGCAACCTAATGAAGTTACTCATTAACGTGTCCTTCTTCAGGCCCGTGTAGGAGTGGTGACAGTACCGCAGGTGAAGAACAACCTTTGCCCCACAAGTCTCTTcattgacttcttttttttttccagcaggagtggaagaacaacagaaagagaaatCAAGCTCAGGAGAGACACTCCTTCCTCACCAGATCTCTCACCTTTCACAGGTAAGCTCTTTTAGcgattttcactgttttgtgcAGGTTGTGTAAACCAGTCTTTATTTTTGTGATCGGTTAAGCGCTGGAGTCATCTGACTTTTGACAGCCTGCCTCAGTCTTGCTGAGATAAAGCCAGCGAGCGTCGGCCTCTGCGACCAGAAAATCCAATTAACACTTGTCAGCGTTTTAGGGACTTAACATGTTGGTTTGCAGAGAAGGCATTAATATGAGTGTTTGGAGAGTTTAAGTGAATTTGGGAGCATGCTGTGGTTATGAAAGGGATCAGTACCATCATGTGACGATGTCTGTTTTTAAGAG of the Salarias fasciatus chromosome 18, fSalaFa1.1, whole genome shotgun sequence genome contains:
- the LOC115404936 gene encoding cilia- and flagella-associated protein 251-like; the encoded protein is EEEEEEEEEEEEEGEEEEEEEEEEEEEGEEEEEEEEEEEEEEEEEGEEEEEEEEEEEEEEEEEEEEEGEEGEEEEEEEEGEEEEEEEGEEEEEEEEEEEEEGEEEEEEEEGEEGEEEEKEEEEEEEEGEEEEEEEEEEEEEEEEEEGEEGEEEEEEEEEGEEEEEEEEEEEEEEEEEEEEEGEEGEEEEEEEGEEEEEEEGEEEEEEEEEEEDEGEEEEEEEEEEEEEEEEGEEEEEEEEEEEEEEEEEEEEEGEEGEEEEEEEEEEEE